The Elgaria multicarinata webbii isolate HBS135686 ecotype San Diego chromosome 1, rElgMul1.1.pri, whole genome shotgun sequence genome includes the window caaagtccctgccccaaggagtgtgcagtgggggaaatggggGCTGCCGCTCAGCGGGTGGaagccctgctttgcctgcaCAAGGTCCGCGCTTCTCGCATGccagcgtctccaggtagggctggcagAGACAGACACCCCCCCTTGGATCCCtgcagttgctgccagtcagtgctgggaATACGTGGGTGAGTTGGGCCAAGGCCGGTCTGGCCCTGCCTCAGGCAGCGTCCGGCATGGGAAGCGACAGGTGGGCAAGAGGCCGCGCTTCCGGTGGCACGGGCTTCAACTGAGTGACTGGAGGCCACGTCCTGCCTCTCGGCCCCTGCACCCACCTCCCAGCCACCAGAGAGCTCACCCGAAGCACATGTCCCCCTCGGCTTTgccccccccaacaccccccccccccgccagcattGGGCAGGTGAACAGAGATGAGCCCCAGCCGAGGGTGCCGGCACATGCTTTTAATGGCGCGCCTGTGGTGCCGCTTCTGCCTTCCTGGGAGGGGGGGGCGACGGGCGGAGCTCTAAGCTGTCGTGACCTCCATGGTGGTGTGAGCCGTGAGGGGCTGCAGCAGGCGGCTCTCCAGGCGCACCGTGAGCCTCCGGGAACCCTCCTGGGTGGGTGTGAAGGGGATGCGGAGGTGCAAGGTGCCGCCAGCTGGGATGGGCCCCGGCCTGGAAGcacaagaggggtgggggggaggggttatgTGCTAAAGGAGGCCGCCTAGTCAGGAACCAGTGGtcgaatggagggggggggaggcccaGGAGGACCGGGAGCGGCTGTACTCCCAGCAGGGCCCTTCGCATcccgccccctgcccctgggCCGCTCTGTGAGCGCAGCCTTGGCCAGCGCTTTGCAGTTCagcggagcccccccccccccccgagtgccTTTCCTCTGCCCCCAATGCTGACAACCCAAAGGGTCCAAGGAAGCAtctcctgtcagggatgctttagggtggattcctgcattgagcagggggttggactcgatggccttgcaggccccttccaactctgctattccgtGATTCTAAGAGGACAACGCGCACACTGGAGGGAGCAGACCAACTCCAGAGCAGAgccgtccccctccctccctctcacctgTATCGCCTCTCCTTGTACACAAGCCCCCGGCCCGACACGGAGACGATGCAGCCCACCAGGGCCTCGGGCAGCGGGTTGCTCAGCCGCATCTCGGCTTCCGCCTGGTGGAACTGGACCACGCGGCCTGGGACCTTTGTGGGGAAAACAGAGCAGCTCTTGCTGGTGCTGAGCACAGCCAGGGCCTCTTGGGGTCCAGTGTGGGGGGCGGGTGCAGGCCTCGTTGGACCTTTTGGGCTGgtgcgtgtgagtgtgtgtatgcgcGTGTGAGGGGGGGCTTCCCTGCTCCACATCCAGCCCCTCGTCTGTCGAGCAAGGCCCCACCTTGGCTGGGCTGCTGGCATGAGGCTCATTTGGGGAGAGGGCGCCCCTGctccgctcccctcccctccctccctccctccctccctccctcccagtggGTCTCTGGGTCCCAGCTGACCTGGAGCGTGAGTTCTGGAGCACTGAGGTGGATCTCCTGGCAGGCCAGGCGGGCTGGGCCAGGCACGGCCGCCTCTCTCAGCAAGGCCGTGAGCTGCAGCAAGAGCCCGCTGGTCAGCGCCGGGCCGTACTCTGCGTAAGGCAGCGTGGTGCTCAACACTTGCTCTGGAAGACAACGCCGGGGAGGGCCGTGACGCAGGCAGCCGAGCAAGGGCTGAGCTGAGCAAGGGCTGAGCAAGGGTGGAGGGAccgggttggggggcagggagagcaagcaagcaaggcgAGGGGGCTTTGCTTTGCCTCCGGCTTTGCAGCCCTTTCTCCTCACCAGAAGTATAAGGAGGCAGTGGGCCTGGGGCAATTATAGGAGCGACGATGGGAACGTCAGGAGCTGCCTTAGgcccatccagcccagtgttgCCAACGGGGACTGGCAGCCGTGCCTCTCCGGGCTTTCCGGTGGGAAGTCTTTCCCTGCTCTTCCTGGAGATGCAGAAGGCGATCAAACCGGAGACCTCCTGTATGCAAGGCGGGGGCTTTCCCACTCAGCTACGCCCCCCCCACGCCCCACGCCTTTTGATCTGGCCCTGTCACCTGTGAGGGCAGGGAATCCTGCTTGCTGTTGGAGGAATAGAAGTTTGGGGTCATAATTAATAATCCTTTGAGTCTGTATTAAACTAGTTCCCCCCTCCAATCTGTTTCCACATTTCACCACCGTGGCCCATTTTTGCCCAACCTCGTCCGTCTTGCCCGGAGCAGGAGGAAGGCCACGGCCTGTTTGTCTCTTGGCGTTCATTTCTGTATCTCAGCTCCTTGCAGAGGCTGGGCTTCTTGGGCCTTTGAATACTAAAGCATTCATCTACGCCAGAGGCTGGGAGAGACGGCAGCCAGGGCGGCCTGCCTGCCTGGTCTTTGGAGGTCGGCCCAGGCCAACAGCGCCCATCCTGCCCTCCCaaggtgttggactaccactcctgTGCCCGGGGTTTCTCACTGAGCCCTGTGGGTTGTGAATTCAGGGCGCTGCTCCCTGTGCCAGGCGGGTCTGGACAGCCAGTGTACCTCTAGCTGGAGGCCAGGTGAGGTTGGGTGGGTTGGTTGTGCTttcttgcatgtgtgtgtagggggggggggagacagaacCGCCTCCCGTGGCAGCCCTGGCAGAGGGCCCCCCCCCAAGAGCAGTGGAGCTGGCGTGGCGTCCCCGTGGGCCGTGCCACTGCCTCCGCTTACCGTGGCCGCCTGGGAGGGAGAACTGGAACTCCTCCTTCCAGAACTGGGCCAGGGGTTTTCCGTCGTATTGCAAGGGCTGAGCCCCCAGCACCAGCTGCAGGCACTTCTCCTGGCCAGCCCGGTTCGCCACGGCCACAGCCACCTGCGCATCCTGCCCCAACGGCAGGGGGCTCCGGGCCTGGAGGCGGGCAAAGAACAGCGGCTCCTTCTCTTCCTGGGCCAGAGGGGGGGTCGAGTTACCACCACCACCGTCGCAGGCGCTCCGTCCGCTGAGCTGCTCCAACTCTGGGCACGCTTTCCTGAGCACGGCTGCCTCCTTGGCGGAACCTGTGGGCCAAGGGAGGGCGAGGGAGGGCCATGCTTCAGCACTGGCTCCTGCCAAGGTAGCCCCTGCGTCCGCCTGGTCAACATGATTCTGCCCTGCCCTGTGTGGCTGGAGGATTCCAGGGGAAggacctccaccccaccccacccgaggAGGGCTCCCCTGCCCAAACTCTAGGCCCCAGCCGTTGGCCTCCTGGCcagtgtgtggtggggggtgggagcaagCGCTTGTCCTTGCAGCCCTTTTACCTTCAGGGTGCTTGTAGTCGCGAGTGACGTCCTCGCAGCGCTCCGTGCCCACTCCCTTGGTGCTCAGGTTGTTGCCGACATACTTAAAGGCACAAAAGGCTCGTTCCAAGTCTCCGTTTTCCCGGCGTGTCCAAGCTGTGGCCCTGGCATTGGTGGCCGCAAAGAAGGTGGCCACATCGTAGAGCAGGTCCACACGACCCTCTTTGATGGCCCGGACTGGGGCTGGCCCACAGCAGCGGGGCCCTGTGGGGAGGAGCCCAGGGGCCCGTTCAGGGAGAAGCCGATTCCCGcccctgcctcccacccccatgcACAGACATTTCTCAGCCCCTTCGGAGCAGGGCGTGGCTGTGGCTGTGcctggccctgccctgccctgccctgccctgccggaGGGCAGAAGGCCCACCTGGCTCAGCAGCAAGGGCAGAAGGCCCACCTAGCTCAGCGTGCCACTGACCAGGCAGACTCCACAGGGGCAACGGCCAGGCACTGGACCTGGCTGGTTGGTCCACCGAGTTCACCACCAAGTTCAGATCCCGGCACCGGCTCAAGGCAGGAGACGGCCAAAAGGCCATTATCTGCTCCCTCAGCCCCCCACGCCACCTGCCACGGGTGAGGGCTACCGCTCCCTCCTCTCCCCGTGGTACATACCACTGCCCCCTACTTGAGGGGTGGGGTCCAGAGCTTGCCATCCACCATAGCCCGGCGGCAGGTCGCCACGGGCCATCCAGCATTCATTCCAGGCGTGGAAAGGCCTGCGGaagggaaagggtgggtgggtggaggaaggggtggcatgaattattattattattattattattattattattattattattattattattatttatttatatagcaccatcaatgtacatggtgctgtacaaagtaaaacagtaaatagcaagaccctgccgcataggcttacaatctaataaaatcatagtagaacaataaggaggggaagagaatgcaaacaggtacagggtagggtaaacaggcactgggtagggtaaaactaacagtataaagtcagaacaaaatcaagttttaaaagctttaggaaaaagaaaagtttttagctgagctttaaaagctgcgattgaacttgtagttctcaaatgttctggcagagcattccaggcgtaaggggcagcagaagaaaatggacgaagccgagcaagggaagtagaggcccttgggcaggcgagaaacatggcattagaggagcgaagagcacgagtggggcaatagtgtgagatgagagaggagagataggaaggagctagacagtgaaaagctttgaaggtcaacaggagaagtttatattggattctgaagtgaattggaagccaatgaagagatttcagaagtggagtaacatggtcagagtggcgagccaagaagatgatcttagcagcagagtggtggaccgagaccaacggactgatgtgagaagaaggaaggccagagagaagaaggttgcagtagtccagccgagagataaccagtgcatgaacaagcgtcttggcagaagagacagacaaaaatgatcgaatcttggcaatattatacaggaaaaaatgacaggatttagctactgcctcaatatgaggaataaaggagagcgaggaatcaaatataaagccaagactacgagcttccttgaccggagtaagcgtaacatcattgacagtaagagagaatgagagatgaggagaaggtttaggaggaaaaacaagcaattcagtctttgccatattaagtttcaaacgacgatgaagcagccaagctgagatatctgaaagacatgccgagatacgatcgtgaacataaggagaaagttccggagatgaaagatataattgagtatcatcggcggctgtcccccccccccctgcacacacAGCCCAACTGGGGGCTCCAGTGCCTCACCAGATGGTGGCCTCGGTGTGGCCAGGGATCAGCGCGCCGCTTTCATCAAAGTACTCGTCCACTTGCAGGTTGCCGGCCGTGTCCTGGGCCCAGGCAAAGCCGCTGACCACCCGTGTAGGGATGCCCAGGCTCCTCAGCACTGTTGGGAGAgaggcacggggggggggagggtgttgaGAGGCTGGGCAAGGATCCAGGGAAGGcaagagcaggagggaggagtcTTTCCTGCATCGctagacacccccaccccaccccacccctgttggtAGCTGGAGcgttctgggcagttcacaaaagaaagGGTGAAGTGTGCACAATCCAGCAGGCAAAAAGGGCCTCGGAATGAAACCCACTGCAGAGGAAGGCCAGGCGCCGTGCAAGGAGGATCCGTGCGCCTTGGGAATGGAGGCAAGGAGATGCCAGGCTAGGCTCTGTGATCCTCTCTGTAGACGCAAACTGGGGGTCatctccacctcctctccccacTACCCCACCCCTCAAGCCcagcccttggtccatctagcccagcatggtcaacactgactggcagtagaaGCTTTCctcgtcctacctggagatgctgcaacCACGGGGGATTGTCACTGGGACCTCCTGCAAGCCCAGCAGGGGCCATTGAGCCATAGCCCCTCCTCGGAAGGCTCAGGACCTGCCCGCCCTGCCATTGGCTCCGCCCAGGGCCCTTTGCAGCAGTGTCCCATGGATGGGCCACGCCACGCTCCAGGGCAAATGGGTGGGCCTGTAGAGTGGGCTGCCCGACATGTGCTCAGGTGCTTCCTGTCAAACTGGGCAAAAGAACCTATCCAGGCTTGCAAGggatccctgctgctgctgccaccctattctagagtaatgaaggagctagcggaagaactctcaaaacctttgtctattatctttgcaaaatcatggaagacgggtgaggtgccggacgactggaggagggctaacgttgtccctatcttcaaaaagggcaaaaaggaggaacttgggaactacagaccagtcagtctggcatccatccctgggaaaattctggagcagattataaagaagtcaatctgtaaacaccttgaaatcaatacggtgatcactagaagccaacatggatttgtcaagaacaaggactcgatggccttgtaggccccttccagctctgctattctatgattctatgattctatcctcaCTCCACCAGCGCTGCCTCCATTGCGGAGAGAGACccagctagaatcatagaaccacagaatcatagaatagcagagttggaagggacctacaaggccatacagtccaaccccctgctcaatgcaggaatccaccctaaagcatccctgacagatggttgtccagctgcctcttgaaggcttctagggtgggagagcccacaacctcaccaggcaactggttccattgtcatactgctctaacagtcaggaagtttttcctgatgtccagctggaatctggcttcctttaacttgagcccgttattccgtgtcctgcactctgggaggatcgagaagagatcctggccctcctctgggtgacaaccttttaagtatttgaagagcgctatcatgtctcccctcaatcttctcctctccaggctaaacatgcccagatctttcagtctctctgagtgttttatttcattaggggttgggggggaaatcacgtgaggtcctggttcctctctattcggccctggtcaggcctcatctagagtattgcatccagttctgggctccacaattcaagaaggacgcagacaagctggagcgtgttcagaggagggcaaccaggatgatcaggggtctggaaacacttTTTCCAGCAGGGTCGTAGAGGGTGG containing:
- the LOC134413342 gene encoding protein 4.2-like, whose amino-acid sequence is MGQALQVKSCDFQAARNNRAHRTVAISMERLVVRRGQDFTLVLRFSSPVPGGLRQVRKTTLVAQTGQRPSKADGSLVRFPISRLGSLSGWQATVQAQDALSWTLVVTPPANAAIGHYTLLLQDSGQGQGAQHPLGTFTLLFNPWCRDDGVFLANEAQRQEYVLNQEGTIYWGLQDAPQQQPWDFGQLEEDLVHISLALLEMSLLWLQDATCAQRSSPLHVCRLANAMINSKTHRAILEGRWTGQYSDGTPPFKWPGSAPILRQWLAAQGQPVRYGQCWVFAAVLCSVLRSLGIPTRVVSGFAWAQDTAGNLQVDEYFDESGALIPGHTEATIWPFHAWNECWMARGDLPPGYGGWQALDPTPQVGGSGPRCCGPAPVRAIKEGRVDLLYDVATFFAATNARATAWTRRENGDLERAFCAFKYVGNNLSTKGVGTERCEDVTRDYKHPEGSAKEAAVLRKACPELEQLSGRSACDGGGGNSTPPLAQEEKEPLFFARLQARSPLPLGQDAQVAVAVANRAGQEKCLQLVLGAQPLQYDGKPLAQFWKEEFQFSLPGGHEQVLSTTLPYAEYGPALTSGLLLQLTALLREAAVPGPARLACQEIHLSAPELTLQVPGRVVQFHQAEAEMRLSNPLPEALVGCIVSVSGRGLVYKERRYRPGPIPAGGTLHLRIPFTPTQEGSRRLTVRLESRLLQPLTAHTTMEVTTA